Proteins co-encoded in one bacterium genomic window:
- a CDS encoding S8 family serine peptidase, translating into MMRLSAATLLLAILATSPAESEVLYNDSDISEAALTYPKAATAAEGDLLIVEPSFGVSPDVRANMKSAGLDVIAYIPRGAFLVRVASPTRANEWLRTTRTAMTLQPEWKIQPELHALSELNPELPIQLVIGLVEDSSTAEKAVLSAGGRITNRSNTPGKYRLGVTVPAGERSELLASVSAERAVYTIEPGGSARLLNDNASPITQAGSPSGGRPIWDRGIHGEGQIIAILDTGLDPDNCYHREADMSLPPTVEGTGTGTPDLTRRTVIIYDFLYSGDFNPGNGDWDSQNHGTWVAGNALGAWINNPLARNASNGMAPLAQLIVQDGGYAVDNCGDLQALGCPVVDLTPFLDQAVAQGANIHNNSWGDRENYTPHNTYTFPTADMDDATWRNPEFLIFCAAGNDGPASGSVGSPSTAKNVVAAGATESPTLSGNDYEDITTWSSRGPTSDGRIKPDLTAPGQTRTALNDDNAVSGNCETSIAQGTSMASPVSAGSAALVRQYFTEGWYPTGTKQPENAFTPSAALIKATLLAGAVNMTSIPIGGFPPNKYQGWGRIHLENSLQFEGDDRQLIVVDERRGFADADGPADTYYIDESSTAVLPTRIMLVWSDYPADPAASLALVNDLDLTVINLSDGTTYRGNNYDAATGLSQPGGDADRINNVEGVTIPAGTPGIFAVQVTAETIVYGPQGYAIAISGSAQESDGPAISGWTFR; encoded by the coding sequence ATGATGAGATTGTCTGCGGCGACACTCCTGCTTGCCATCCTCGCGACCTCTCCTGCTGAGAGCGAAGTGCTCTACAACGACAGCGATATCTCCGAGGCCGCTTTGACATATCCGAAAGCAGCCACCGCCGCAGAAGGAGATCTCCTGATCGTTGAGCCTTCGTTCGGGGTCTCTCCGGATGTGCGGGCAAACATGAAGAGCGCCGGGCTGGATGTTATCGCGTACATCCCGAGGGGGGCGTTCCTCGTACGCGTCGCATCACCCACACGTGCGAACGAATGGCTGCGCACGACTCGTACCGCTATGACTCTCCAGCCGGAATGGAAGATCCAACCGGAGTTGCATGCCCTCTCCGAACTTAATCCGGAACTACCGATCCAATTGGTTATCGGACTTGTCGAAGATTCATCGACAGCCGAGAAGGCGGTCCTCTCCGCCGGCGGCAGGATCACAAATCGGTCAAATACGCCGGGCAAATATCGACTTGGAGTCACCGTGCCGGCCGGGGAACGCTCGGAGCTTCTCGCGTCTGTCAGCGCCGAGCGCGCGGTCTATACAATCGAACCAGGCGGCAGCGCGCGACTGCTGAATGACAACGCATCCCCTATAACGCAGGCAGGATCGCCGAGCGGGGGGAGGCCAATCTGGGATCGCGGGATCCACGGAGAAGGTCAGATTATCGCCATTCTCGATACGGGGCTTGATCCCGACAATTGCTATCACCGCGAAGCGGACATGAGCCTTCCTCCGACCGTGGAGGGCACGGGCACGGGCACTCCCGATCTGACGCGGCGCACTGTAATCATCTACGACTTTCTGTATTCCGGCGATTTCAATCCCGGGAACGGCGATTGGGATAGTCAGAATCATGGCACATGGGTTGCCGGAAACGCTTTGGGTGCATGGATCAATAACCCACTTGCGCGCAATGCCTCAAATGGTATGGCGCCGCTTGCCCAGTTGATCGTGCAAGATGGTGGTTATGCGGTGGACAATTGCGGAGATCTGCAGGCACTCGGATGTCCGGTCGTGGACCTCACGCCATTCCTGGATCAGGCTGTTGCCCAAGGTGCCAACATCCACAATAATAGTTGGGGCGATCGCGAGAACTACACTCCGCACAACACGTACACCTTTCCGACCGCCGACATGGATGACGCGACGTGGCGAAATCCGGAATTCCTGATCTTCTGCGCCGCCGGAAACGATGGGCCCGCATCGGGTAGCGTTGGCAGTCCCTCCACGGCGAAGAACGTCGTGGCCGCGGGAGCGACTGAATCGCCGACCTTGTCCGGAAATGACTACGAGGATATAACCACGTGGTCCAGTCGCGGCCCGACATCCGATGGACGCATCAAGCCTGATCTGACAGCTCCAGGCCAGACGCGCACAGCCCTGAACGACGACAATGCGGTGTCTGGGAATTGCGAGACAAGCATCGCCCAGGGCACCAGCATGGCCTCGCCCGTTTCCGCTGGAAGCGCGGCGCTTGTTCGTCAGTACTTCACCGAAGGCTGGTACCCCACGGGCACGAAGCAGCCCGAGAATGCTTTCACGCCCTCTGCTGCATTGATCAAGGCGACGTTGCTTGCGGGCGCAGTCAACATGACCAGCATCCCAATAGGTGGCTTTCCCCCGAACAAGTACCAGGGCTGGGGACGCATTCACCTGGAGAATTCGCTGCAGTTCGAAGGCGACGATCGGCAACTGATCGTTGTTGATGAACGCAGGGGTTTCGCGGACGCAGATGGCCCGGCGGACACATACTATATCGATGAGAGCAGCACTGCCGTTCTTCCGACGCGGATCATGCTCGTGTGGTCGGATTATCCGGCCGATCCTGCGGCGAGTCTCGCGCTCGTCAACGACCTCGATCTGACAGTCATCAACCTGTCGGACGGAACGACGTATCGCGGCAACAATTACGATGCGGCAACAGGTCTATCGCAGCCCGGGGGCGATGCGGATCGCATCAACAACGTCGAGGGGGTTACAATCCCCGCGGGGACACCCGGGATATTCGCCGTTCAAGTCACCGCAGAAACCATCGTTTATGGGCCCCAGGGCTATGCCATTGCGATCAGTGGAAGTGCCCAGGAATCCGATGGGCCGGCGATTTCCGGATGGACGTTTCGCTAG
- the glmS gene encoding glutamine--fructose-6-phosphate transaminase (isomerizing), with product MCGIVGCVGVEDTWNCLIGGLKLLEYRGYDSAGMAIVDEKGLHVSKSVGMVRNLEINGRRLPAHGSVGIAHTRWATHGGVTEKNAHPHVDAKGEFAVVHNGIVENHMALRTALESEGVDFQTETDTEIIAHLVARFYEGDLVEAVRLSCKELRGTYGILVVSVKEPEKIVAARMGSPLVLGIGGQGHYVFASDVPAMISRTSQVVYLNDGEVVSASPEGYEIFSLDKTPITPKVESLDQKLESIYLGDFEHYMLKEIFDQPIALTNTMRGRVRPEASDVHLGGARLTVDEIRNLRRVIIVACGTSWHAALIGKYLIEEILRIPVEVEYASELRYRNPIVRPGEDLAIFISQSGETADTLAALRELKRKGARTLGICNVVNSTIAREVHSGIYTHAGIEIGVASTKAFTAQVVTLLLLTVHVGRQRDMSSYFADDVIQDMLKVPNLIDHMLAKECLEQIEKIAAEVVDSGVRNFLYLGRGVNFPVALEGALKMKEISYIHAEGYPAAEMKHGPIALIDENMPVVVIAPKDRIYEKVMNNIQELLARKAKIIAVTTDGNTELEDICQHVLYVPSVSDPVMPLLTVVPLQLLAYYTACLKGLSVDKPRNLAKSVTVE from the coding sequence ATGTGTGGTATTGTCGGCTGCGTTGGCGTTGAGGACACGTGGAATTGCCTCATCGGCGGCCTGAAACTTCTGGAGTATCGGGGCTACGATTCTGCTGGGATGGCCATTGTCGACGAGAAGGGACTTCATGTCTCCAAGTCGGTGGGAATGGTTCGTAACCTGGAAATCAACGGCCGACGGCTGCCCGCTCACGGGTCCGTCGGTATCGCTCATACACGTTGGGCCACTCATGGTGGCGTGACCGAGAAGAATGCGCACCCGCATGTGGATGCGAAGGGCGAGTTCGCCGTCGTTCACAACGGCATCGTCGAGAATCACATGGCGCTGCGCACTGCCCTGGAATCCGAAGGCGTCGACTTCCAAACGGAAACCGATACCGAGATCATTGCTCACCTGGTCGCGCGTTTCTACGAAGGCGATCTGGTCGAAGCCGTTCGTCTTTCCTGCAAAGAACTGCGCGGCACCTACGGCATTCTTGTTGTCAGTGTGAAGGAGCCGGAGAAGATCGTGGCCGCCCGAATGGGCAGCCCGTTGGTGCTCGGCATCGGCGGCCAGGGACACTACGTGTTCGCCTCCGACGTGCCGGCAATGATTTCGCGCACCAGCCAGGTCGTTTATTTGAACGACGGCGAAGTCGTCTCCGCATCTCCCGAGGGCTATGAGATCTTCTCGCTCGACAAGACGCCGATTACGCCGAAGGTCGAAAGTCTCGACCAGAAGCTGGAGTCGATTTACCTCGGCGACTTCGAGCACTACATGCTGAAGGAGATCTTCGACCAGCCGATCGCGCTCACGAACACCATGCGCGGACGTGTTCGTCCAGAGGCCAGCGATGTCCACCTGGGCGGCGCTCGTCTGACTGTCGATGAAATCCGTAACCTGCGCCGTGTGATCATCGTTGCGTGCGGAACGTCCTGGCACGCGGCCCTGATCGGTAAGTATCTCATCGAAGAGATTCTGCGCATCCCCGTCGAGGTCGAGTACGCGTCCGAGCTGCGCTATCGCAATCCGATCGTCCGTCCTGGCGAGGATCTCGCCATCTTTATTTCGCAGTCCGGCGAGACGGCGGATACACTGGCCGCGTTGCGCGAACTGAAGCGTAAGGGCGCGCGTACGCTCGGCATTTGCAACGTCGTGAACAGCACGATCGCTCGCGAAGTTCACAGCGGCATTTACACGCACGCCGGCATCGAAATCGGTGTCGCTTCGACAAAGGCATTCACCGCCCAGGTTGTGACGCTGCTGTTGCTGACCGTACACGTCGGTCGGCAGCGCGACATGTCGAGCTACTTCGCAGATGACGTCATTCAAGACATGCTGAAGGTGCCGAATCTGATCGATCACATGTTGGCAAAAGAGTGCCTGGAGCAGATCGAGAAGATCGCCGCCGAGGTCGTCGACTCGGGCGTCCGGAACTTTCTGTACCTCGGCCGCGGCGTGAACTTCCCGGTCGCGCTCGAAGGCGCTCTCAAGATGAAGGAGATCAGCTACATCCACGCGGAGGGCTATCCCGCTGCGGAGATGAAGCACGGTCCGATTGCACTGATCGACGAGAACATGCCTGTCGTCGTGATCGCGCCGAAGGATCGCATCTACGAGAAGGTAATGAACAACATCCAGGAACTGCTGGCGCGCAAAGCGAAGATCATCGCCGTGACAACCGATGGCAACACGGAACTGGAAGACATCTGCCAGCACGTGCTCTATGTCCCATCCGTCAGCGATCCGGTGATGCCGTTGCTGACCGTCGTGCCGCTTCAGCTGCTGGCCTACTACACGGCCTGCCTGAAGGGCCTGAGCGTTGACAAGCCCCGAAACCTCGCAAAGAGCGTGACGGTGGAGTAG
- the argF gene encoding ornithine carbamoyltransferase, whose product MRDLISIGDLTRSDVDEFLGVAAKLKKEWKEGLAAGRRQPAHLDGRVLAMIFEKPSLRTRCSFEAGMFQLGGHGINLAATEIGRLGQRESISDLARNLERWCQIIQARVFSHEGVVELAKWASIPVINGLSDFEHPTQIMADYLTILEHRGSFDGLKLAWIGDGNNVAHSLMMMACILGHEMALAIPEGYDPDPRAWAICEKLNPKARDLVKIVRDPKEAVQGAQILYTDVWASMGQEEEKAKREKDFQGFQINSELVAAAAPNAMVLHDMPARRGLEITDDVLDGDRCLAFEQAENRMHTIKAALCWCSGVKV is encoded by the coding sequence ATGCGCGACTTGATTTCGATCGGCGATCTGACACGCAGCGACGTGGATGAGTTCCTGGGCGTCGCCGCCAAGCTCAAGAAGGAATGGAAAGAAGGCCTGGCCGCGGGCAGGCGCCAGCCGGCTCATCTGGACGGACGCGTCCTTGCCATGATCTTCGAGAAGCCCTCGTTGCGTACGCGATGCTCCTTCGAGGCCGGCATGTTCCAACTCGGCGGGCATGGGATCAACCTGGCTGCCACGGAAATCGGCCGCCTTGGTCAACGCGAGAGCATCAGCGATTTGGCCCGCAACCTCGAGCGCTGGTGCCAGATCATCCAGGCTCGCGTGTTCTCGCACGAAGGCGTCGTCGAACTCGCCAAGTGGGCCTCGATTCCTGTGATCAACGGCCTGTCGGATTTCGAGCATCCGACCCAGATCATGGCCGACTACCTGACGATTCTGGAGCACCGCGGTTCATTCGATGGCCTCAAGCTGGCCTGGATCGGCGACGGCAACAATGTCGCCCATTCCTTGATGATGATGGCGTGCATTCTGGGTCACGAGATGGCTCTGGCGATTCCGGAGGGCTACGACCCCGATCCGCGGGCCTGGGCGATTTGCGAGAAGCTGAATCCCAAGGCACGCGACCTGGTGAAGATCGTGCGCGATCCGAAGGAGGCTGTCCAGGGTGCCCAGATTCTGTACACGGACGTTTGGGCTTCGATGGGCCAGGAAGAAGAGAAGGCCAAGCGTGAGAAGGACTTCCAGGGCTTCCAGATCAATTCCGAACTGGTTGCTGCCGCTGCGCCGAATGCGATGGTGTTGCACGACATGCCGGCACGCCGCGGGCTGGAGATTACCGACGACGTGCTGGACGGAGATCGCTGCCTGGCTTTCGAGCAAGCTGAGAATCGCATGCACACGATCAAGGCCGCACTTTGCTGGTGTTCTGGCGTGAAGGTCTGA